A DNA window from Paenibacillus segetis contains the following coding sequences:
- a CDS encoding endonuclease/exonuclease/phosphatase family protein gives MIKKTLKWLAWIVVSVVAVFAILLIYITVADYKPPAQVELQASNNSSLSLKQGKPFTITTFNIGYAGLDQGQDFFMDGGTMSRSRSKEQTETNLNAIVDFLSGTRSNLYMLQEVDENSSRSNHINEVKKISDSLQEYSNTFAYNYKVPWVPIPLTHPMGGVKSGLLTLSTFNSTSQTRFDLPGKESWPVQQFELDRAFIESRFPVDNGKELVLVNLHLSAFDKGGTIRKQQLEFLANYINQEMKKDNYLIIGGDWNHALPGTDPSKFATQQEWPEWLQPFPDSFGPSDFKWAVDPNTPSVRTLDVAYQQGVNFLAVIDGFLVSPNVEIVNVTGHQLNFANSDHNPVTASFTLK, from the coding sequence ATGATCAAAAAAACGCTCAAATGGCTAGCTTGGATCGTGGTGTCCGTAGTCGCTGTGTTTGCCATTTTACTCATCTATATTACTGTGGCTGATTATAAGCCACCAGCTCAAGTAGAGCTTCAAGCGAGCAACAACAGCAGCCTTTCGCTTAAACAAGGTAAACCGTTCACCATCACTACGTTTAATATCGGCTATGCCGGACTCGACCAAGGACAAGATTTCTTCATGGATGGTGGAACGATGTCGAGGTCCCGTAGTAAAGAACAAACCGAGACTAATCTGAATGCCATCGTCGATTTTCTGAGTGGAACCCGTTCCAATCTGTATATGTTACAGGAAGTAGATGAGAACTCATCACGTAGCAACCATATTAACGAAGTTAAGAAAATCAGTGACAGCCTGCAGGAATATAGCAACACATTTGCTTATAATTATAAGGTTCCTTGGGTACCCATTCCGCTAACTCATCCGATGGGCGGCGTGAAAAGTGGTTTACTGACATTATCAACGTTCAACAGCACGTCGCAAACTCGTTTCGACCTACCGGGTAAGGAAAGTTGGCCTGTTCAACAGTTTGAACTGGATCGTGCCTTTATCGAGAGTCGCTTCCCAGTAGATAACGGTAAGGAGTTGGTACTGGTCAACCTACATTTGTCGGCATTCGACAAGGGCGGTACGATCCGCAAACAACAGCTTGAATTCCTAGCGAACTATATCAACCAAGAGATGAAGAAAGATAACTATCTCATTATTGGTGGGGATTGGAACCATGCCCTTCCAGGGACGGACCCTAGTAAGTTCGCCACGCAACAGGAATGGCCAGAATGGCTTCAACCATTCCCCGACTCCTTTGGACCAAGTGATTTCAAGTGGGCCGTTGACCCGAATACCCCTTCCGTCCGTACTCTGGATGTGGCATACCAACAAGGGGTTAATTTCCTCGCTGTCATCGATGGGTTTCTTGTATCGCCAAATGTTGAGATCGTAAATGTTACTGGACATCAACTGAATTTCGCTAATAGTGATCACAACCCTGTAACTGCGAGCTTTACGTTGAAATAG
- a CDS encoding MalY/PatB family protein: MKYDFDKIVARENTNSLKWDRTVLTNRLGFDAEGILPLWVADMDFRAPQPVIDALLKRVEHGIFGYSSPLDEYYDALIWWQKSRHDWDIKKEWVTMMPGIVPAFNFFIRALTDEGDRIIIQPPVYPPFRSTIETNNRIVANNPLKLVDGKYVMDYVQLEQLAKDPRTKMLILCSPHNPMGIVWSSEELRKLGEICNANNVIVIADEIHNDLILPGNSHVTYALLGEEFANNSIICTAPSKTFNLAGLQISNIIIPNQSLKEKVDTELKKSSIMEPNAFGIVATTAAYTEEGADWLNQLLEYLDSNAEFIQTFVAENMPNVKYNKPQGTYLAWLDFRDTAIAEELETKISQEAKVLLNSGAMFGLEGKGHMRVNFACPRSILAEALERIAKLLG; encoded by the coding sequence ATGAAATATGATTTTGACAAGATCGTTGCCAGAGAGAATACAAATTCATTGAAATGGGATCGGACTGTTCTTACAAATAGACTGGGATTTGATGCTGAAGGAATATTGCCTTTATGGGTTGCAGATATGGATTTTCGCGCTCCTCAGCCTGTCATTGATGCTTTGTTGAAGAGGGTAGAACACGGAATCTTCGGATATAGCTCACCTCTTGACGAGTATTATGATGCACTGATTTGGTGGCAGAAGTCACGACATGATTGGGATATTAAAAAGGAATGGGTTACGATGATGCCAGGAATCGTCCCTGCATTTAACTTCTTTATCAGGGCTCTAACCGATGAGGGCGATCGGATCATTATCCAACCACCCGTATATCCTCCGTTCAGAAGCACCATCGAGACCAATAACAGAATCGTAGCAAACAATCCATTGAAGCTTGTAGACGGCAAATATGTGATGGACTATGTTCAGTTGGAGCAATTAGCTAAAGATCCAAGAACGAAGATGCTGATCCTCTGTAGTCCTCATAACCCCATGGGTATTGTGTGGAGTAGCGAGGAACTTCGGAAGCTAGGAGAAATCTGTAACGCTAACAACGTGATTGTCATCGCCGATGAAATTCATAACGATTTGATTTTGCCGGGGAACAGTCATGTTACCTACGCGCTACTGGGCGAAGAATTCGCCAATAACTCAATTATCTGTACTGCTCCAAGTAAAACCTTCAACTTAGCAGGACTGCAAATTTCAAATATTATCATTCCAAATCAAAGTCTCAAAGAGAAAGTTGATACCGAACTGAAGAAATCCTCCATTATGGAGCCCAATGCCTTTGGCATTGTAGCAACCACTGCCGCTTATACGGAAGAAGGCGCGGATTGGCTGAATCAATTATTGGAGTATCTGGATTCTAATGCGGAGTTCATTCAAACGTTCGTAGCGGAGAACATGCCGAATGTAAAATACAATAAACCTCAGGGTACCTATCTGGCTTGGTTAGATTTCAGAGACACCGCTATCGCTGAGGAATTGGAGACAAAAATATCACAAGAGGCCAAGGTTCTATTGAATAGTGGAGCGATGTTTGGCTTAGAAGGCAAGGGACATATGCGGGTTAACTTCGCATGTCCAAGATCCATTCTAGCTGAAGCATTAGAACGGATCGCTAAATTGTTAGGATAG